Proteins encoded in a region of the Coregonus clupeaformis isolate EN_2021a chromosome 9, ASM2061545v1, whole genome shotgun sequence genome:
- the LOC121556954 gene encoding late histone H2A.2.2: protein MSGRGKKAVSKLKKTPTSRSARAGLQFPVARIHRLLKGNYAARIGVGAAVYLAAILEYLCAEVLELSGNAARDNKKSRITPRHIQLAVRNDEELNTLFGAVTISEGGVLPNIQAILLPKKTKRPKDGSHAKDVQSQEF from the coding sequence ATGTCTGGTCGTGGAAAGAAAGCTGTCTCCAAATTGAAGAAGACTCCCACAAGCCGCTCTGCCAGGGCAGGTCTCCAGTTTCCTGTAGCCCGAATTCACCGTCTGCTGAAGGGCAATTACGCTGCCCGCATCGGTGTAGGAGCGGCAGTCTATCTCGCTGCCATACTGGAGTATCTCTGCGCTGAAGTCCTGGAGCTGTCGGGCAACGCAGCCCGTGACAACAAGAAGTCGCGCATTACTCCACGGCACATCCAACTGGCTGTGCGGAACGATGAAGAGCTGAACACTCTGTTCGGCGCGGTCACCATATCGGAGGGTGGTGTCCTTCCAAACATCCAAGCCATATTGCTCCCCAAGAAGACCAAACGACCTAAAGACGGCAGCCATGCCAAAGACGTCCAGTCTCAAGAGTTTTAA
- the LOC121556945 gene encoding angio-associated migratory cell protein, with the protein MMDNSDENSVQFHGDEEIIEVIDLNETEQSADDLADEFEDVDVGDAGDGDDEQEDWDTDDEMEQEKEQDDSELTFSKHTGSVFCVSLDPATNSLAVTGGEDDKAYVWRVSDGEVLFECTGHKDSVTSVLFSHDSSLVATGDMSGLIKVWKVETKQEVWSFEVGDLEWLEWHPCAPVLLAGMADGNVWMWKIPGGDCKTLQGPGCQATSGKVLPDGKRAVVGYGDGNVRLWDLKQGNATHVIKGHDGHQGALTCLACNKDGSLVLTGSVDGCAKLINTATGKVLGVFSVDGGKAKASLEDAEETNSVESVGFCNVLPLIAVAYLDGTLAIYDLSSQVLRHKCQHQAGIVHLQWEESSSVVSTCSLDGAVRLWDARSGTMVSEYRGHQAEILDFTLNREASMAVTASGDHQAKVFCLQRPDR; encoded by the exons ATGATGGATAACTCGGACGAAAATTCGGTACAGTTCCACGGGGATGAAGAGATCATAGAAGTCATCGACCTAAACGAAACAGAGCAAAGCGCAG ATGATTTGGCGGATGAGTTCGAGGACGTGGACGTCGGAGACGCTGGGGACGGAGACGATGAACAGGAAGACTGGGATACCGACGACGAGATGGAGCAGGAAAAAGAACAAGACGACAGCGAACTCACCTTTTCCAAACACACtg GATCTGTATTCTGTGTGAGTCTGGACCCGGCCACTAACAGCTTGGCTGTGACCGGAGGAGAGGACGACAAAGCCTATGTCTGGAGAGTGAGTGACGGGGAAGTGCTGTTTGAATGCACAG GCCATAAGGACTCTGTGACGAGTGTTCTATTCAGTCATGACTCTTCCCTGGTGGCCACGGGGGACATGAGCGGGCTGATCAAGGTCTGGAAGGTGGAGACCAAGCAGGAGGTGTGGTCGTTCGAGGTGGGAGACCTGGAG tggCTGGAGTGGCACCCCTGCGCCCCAGTGCTGCTGGCGGGCATGGCGGACGGTAACGTTTGGATGTGGAAGATCCCAGGGGGTGACTGTAAGACCCTGCAGGGCCCCGGCTGCCAGGCAACCAGTGGAAAGGTCCTCCCAGACG GGAAGAGAGCTGTGGTGGGCTATGGAGATGGGAACGTACGACTTTGGGACCTGAAGCAGGGAAACGCCACCCATGTGATTAAAG GTCATGATGGGCACCAGGGGGCGCTGACGTGCCTGGCCTGTAACAAGGACGGCTCTCTGGTGCTGACGGGCTCCGTGGACGGCTGTGCCAAGCTCATCAACACTGCCACTGGCAAG GTGTTGGGTGTGTTCTCCGTGGACGGGGGCAAAGCCAAAGCCTCTCTGGAGGATGCTGAGGAGACCAACTCGGTGGAGTCAGTGGGGTTCTGCAATGT GTTGCCCCTGATAGCGGTGGCGTATCTGGATGGGACCCTGGCTATCTATGACCTCTCCTCACAGGTCCTCCGACACAAGTGCCAGCACCAG gcTGGCATTGTTCATCTGCAGTGGGAGGAGTCCTCCTCTGTGGTGTCCACCTGCAGTCTGGACGGTGCGGTGAGGCTGTGGGACGCCCGCTCCGGGACCATGGTGTCAGAGTACCGCGGCCACCAGGCGGAGATCCTCGACTTCACActcaacag aGAAGCATCTATGGCGGTCACTGCCTCTGGAGACCACCAGGCCAAAGTCTTCTGCCTCCAACGACCAGACCGTTAA